TCGGCCTGGATCGATCAGGGTGGACAACGCGGTGCTTTTCACCTCGAACGCCCAAGGTCGGATATGGACGAACTGCTCTCCGGCGATGGGGGCGGAGTCAGTCGCAAGCGCGCGGCGCTCTGGATCGTGCCCTTTCTCGCGCTCGGGGTCGCGGACGTGATCCTCCTCCTCGGATGGGGGCTCGACGGGCTCTGGGGGTTCATGATCCTGCCGCCGATCCTGTTCATCTGCGTCCTCGCGTACATCGCCTTCCGGACCGGATTCGCGACGGATCGGACGGGTGATGTGAAAGGTGATGTCGAGCGAACGAAGTGATCGTCGTCAGCGCACCCGCGGCACCATCTCGACGGGGTCGGTCGGCGAGGCCGTCACACCTGACGTGAGGTCCAGCGGGCCACCGTCGCCGACCAGTTCGAGTCGGAACCGTCTGGCTATCGTCGCGAGAACGAGCTGGGCTTCCAGTTTCGCGAAACGCATCCCGATACAGCGCCGCGGCCCGCCGCCGAACGGGAAGTACGCGTAGTCGGGCCGGTCTCGGTCCTCGGCCCACCGCTCGGGGCGGAATTCGAGCGGGGCGTCGTACCACCGCGAATCCCGGTGGACGATCCACTGGGGCATCGTGAGGATGGACCCCGCTGCGACGGAACGGCCGCGCAACTGCACGTCCTCACTGGTCTCGCGGACGACCCGGTGGACCGGCGGGTAGTACCGCATCGCCTCCGTCACGACCTGCTCGGTGTAGGACAGACTCCCGAGATCGGCCATCGTCGGCACCGCATCGCCGAGCACGTCGTCGACTTCGGTGTGTAACCGCTCGCGAACGTCCGGATTCTCGGCCAGCAGGTACCAGGTGTAGGTCAGCGCAAGCGACGTGGTCTCGTGGCCCGCCAGCAGGAAAGTCACGAGTTGATCGCGGAGTGTCTCCCGCGTGATCTCGCCCTCGTCGTGGGCCACGAGCAGCGTCGAGAGCAGGTCGTCCCGGCCTGCGGCGTCGCCCCGACGGCGCTCGATCAGGTCGTCGATCACGCCGTCGACGGCGTCGACGCCGCGCTGGGCTCGCCGATCCCACGGCGTCGGCAACCACTCCGGAAGGAGAGTCGTCGCCGCCGGGGCCTCGGCCTGTGCACCGATGTCGCCCATCGCGTCGGCGATGGTCTCGACGTGGTCGCTGATGTCGGTCCCGAACAGCGAGCGCGCGAGGATCTGGACGGTGATCCGGCGCATCTCGTCGTCGACCGCGACCTGGCGGCCGTCCCACCACCGGTCGCTCACCTCCTCGGCGCAGTCCGTCATGACCTCGACGTACGAGTCGATCTTCTCGGGACCGAACGTGGGCTGGATGCGCTGGCGCTGCTCGCGCCACCGCTCGCCCTCGCTCGTCAGGAGTCCCTCGCCGAGCACACCACTCAGCTGCTCGCGCTGGAAGGCCCCCTTCTCGAACTTGCGGTGTTCGGTCGAGAGAACCCGCTCGATGTCCTCGGGGTGGGTGACGAGGTAGAACGGCATCCCGCCGACTTCGTAGGGTACGACGTCCCCGTAGTCGGTACACCGCTCGTAGAACGCGAACGGATCGCGCGCGAACTGGAAGGTGTTGCCGACGACCGGCCAGCCGTCCGGCCCCTCCGGCCCGCCCGCGTCTGTCTCTGCCATACTGTCGCATACACACGCCGCCGCTTGGTCTCACCGCCTCCCTTCACGGGGGTTTGAAAAGCGGTGGTGGTGGCGGTTCGTTCGTACCGCACCGGGGCGGAGATTTGAACTACGCGAACACGGTCTCTCCCTGCGGTCGAGCGTGCGTGTTCTCTCGTTCAAATTCCTGACGGCGTCTCCACTCACCGTATTGGTTCGTGGAGAACGCCGAGGAGGAGATTTGAACTACGCGGAGACGTTCCGGGCGTGCGGACTCGCTTCGCTCGGCCGGTCCGGGGCTGCGACTCGTCTGCTCAAATCTCTCGATTGCGTTTCCACTCGCCGTGTTGGCTCGTGGAAAACGCCGAGGAGGAGATTTGAACCACGCGGAGACGGTCACTCACTTCGTTCGCGCTGCGACTCCTCTTATTCAAATTCCAATCACCGTTCTGCCGACGGTACCGACTCGCGTAGCTCGTCGGGTTACGTCGGCAGAAGCGCCGAGGTGGAGATTTGAACCACGCGGAGACGGTCCTGCTCACTCGCTTCGCTCGTTGCGCGGGCTGCGACTCCTCTCGTTCAAATCTCCTGCGGATCATTCGCGGCGCTGACGGTTCGCTTCGCTCACCGTAATGCACCGCGAAAATGACGCCGAGGAGGAGATTTGAACTCCTGAGTCCGTGAGGACAGTTGCTCTCGAAGCAACCGCCTTGGCCAGGCTAGGCTACCTCGGCTCACCCAAACCTTCTGCCGGTTGGTCTTTATCCGTTTCGATTCGGAAGACGGACGAATCTTTCAACGACCCAACGGCTAAATGTGACGACGTGGATGGACCGGACATGGAAGTCCCCGAAGCGAGTTCCGCCCTGGAATCCGTCCGCGAGGAAGTCGGCTCGGCCGTCGTCGCCGACGACGAGT
This Halorientalis sp. IM1011 DNA region includes the following protein-coding sequences:
- a CDS encoding cytochrome P450, whose translation is MAETDAGGPEGPDGWPVVGNTFQFARDPFAFYERCTDYGDVVPYEVGGMPFYLVTHPEDIERVLSTEHRKFEKGAFQREQLSGVLGEGLLTSEGERWREQRQRIQPTFGPEKIDSYVEVMTDCAEEVSDRWWDGRQVAVDDEMRRITVQILARSLFGTDISDHVETIADAMGDIGAQAEAPAATTLLPEWLPTPWDRRAQRGVDAVDGVIDDLIERRRGDAAGRDDLLSTLLVAHDEGEITRETLRDQLVTFLLAGHETTSLALTYTWYLLAENPDVRERLHTEVDDVLGDAVPTMADLGSLSYTEQVVTEAMRYYPPVHRVVRETSEDVQLRGRSVAAGSILTMPQWIVHRDSRWYDAPLEFRPERWAEDRDRPDYAYFPFGGGPRRCIGMRFAKLEAQLVLATIARRFRLELVGDGGPLDLTSGVTASPTDPVEMVPRVR